The DNA segment CCTTTGGAATTGAAAATGAAGCTCGCCCTCCCAAAAAATTGGCTGAGCGAGTAGAGCAGACAACTGAAGATTTGCATATTCAAAAGCTACGAAACAGAAATATTTTTGAGTTGTCCGGCGGAGAAAAGCAGAAAATCGCCTTTGCTTCTGTTTATGCCATGAACCCACAGATTTATCTATTGGATGAACCATCCTCTAATCTGGATATGACTTCGATCCAGGAACTAAAGGAACATTTGCGGCTGATAAAAAAACAGGGCAAAACAGTTTTGATAGCGGAACATCGTCTGTACTACCTGATGGAGTTGGCTGACCGAATTGTTTATCTGGAAAAAGGAGAAATCAAAGGAATATACACCCCGGAAGAATTTCGGCAGCTATCTGAACCTGATCGTGAACACATGGGTCTGCGAGCTGTTGATCTACAGGCGGTATTCCCGCCAAAAGCCCACTTGCCTGCGCCTCCCCCTGTATTGGAGCTGCGGAATGTGACGCTCCGCTACAAGAAGCAAACAATTTTGCATGACATTGAGCTATCCGCCGGAAAGGGCGAAGTGATTGGTGTGGTCGGCCACAACGGAGCTGGAAAGACTACATTTTCCCGCGCTCTCTGTGGGCTTCACAAAGACTGCGATGGACAATTTTTGTGGGAAAGCGAGCCGATTGAGCGTAAGGAAAGGCTGAAACGCTCTTACATGGTTATGCAGGATGTGAATTATGAACTTTTCGCTGACAGCGTGGAGGCAGAGTGCTCCTTTGGCATCCGCAATCCAAATCAAACGCTGGTAAATGTGACTTTGGAGGAACTGGGGCTTGCTCCATACCGGGAACGCCATCCAAACACACTTTCCGGCGGTCAAAAACAACGGGTGGCGGTAGCCGTCAGTATGATTTGTGGGAAAGATCTGCTGGTATTCGATGAACCGACCAGCGGCCTTGACTTTGACAGTATGACGCAGGTGGCAGGACTGATCCGCCGATTGTCCAATATGGGAAAAGTTATTTTCATTGTCACCCACGATTTTGAATTTGTCTGCCGTACCTGCTCACGTGTCCTGCATTTTGACGAGGGAGAAATGCCCGATGATGTACCAGTTACAATGGATGCCCTCCCGAAATTGAGAGAGCTGTTCTCTGTTTCAGATGGAAAGGAGAGGTAGTCTATGAAGCAGAAAAAAGAAAACAGAGTAGCACTGCTGCTCCATTGGGCCGGAGGCCAGAAAATCTGGCTGTTCCTGGCAATCCTGCTGTCCATGTGCAGTGGGCTTTGCATTATTGTTCCGTATATTGGGATTTACAGGCTGATGGATGCCACATTTAACAATGCCTGCACAAAAGAACTTGTGGTACAGACTGTGGCAATGATTGCCGCCGCTGTCACCCTGCGTTTTGCATTATTCGGCTGTTCCGGCGTGGCAGCCCATAAAGGCGCATACGGCGCACTGTTCAAAGTGCGCTGCATGGTTGCGGAACACATGGCCAGAGCGCCTTTGGGGGCCTTGAATGAACGGCGCACCGGGGATATAAAAACGGTTCTGAATGAAGATATTGAAAAGCTGGAGTTGTTCCTGGCCCATAACCTTCCTGACCTTGTGTGCTATCTGGTTGGGCCGGTAGTCATCTTTATTTACCTGATGACCGTCAATATTCCTCTGGCATTGATTTCCCTGGTTCCGCTAATCCTTGCTGTTGTTGTAATGGGGATGATGTTCCGCAACACGGATGACCTGATGGAACGGGCCAATCGCTCCATTACCACACTGAACTCGGTTATGATTGAGTACATCAGCGGTATGAAATTGATTAAAGCCTATAACATGGGGAGCAAATCGTTTCAAAAGTTTTCAGACGCTATCCAGGAAGAAAACGCCATGTGGAATGAAACTTCCCGGCGCATGGGGCCACCTTATGCGGCCTTTGTTGTTATCATCGAATGTGGGATGTTGCTGATGGTTCCAATCGGCGGAATGTTTTTCCTCAAAGGCTCACTGGCGGCCAGCGCATTTTTGCTGTTCGTCTATGTAGGTTCCATGTATCTGACGGAAA comes from the Erysipelotrichaceae bacterium 66202529 genome and includes:
- a CDS encoding ATP-binding cassette domain-containing protein, with the protein product MIEFENVSFSYTGQEHGGLHDINLKISDGECVLFCGRSGCGKTTITRLVNGLIPQFYQGELHGRVLVDGQEISNIPMYQIAAKVGSVFQNPRTQFFNVDTDSEIAFGIENEARPPKKLAERVEQTTEDLHIQKLRNRNIFELSGGEKQKIAFASVYAMNPQIYLLDEPSSNLDMTSIQELKEHLRLIKKQGKTVLIAEHRLYYLMELADRIVYLEKGEIKGIYTPEEFRQLSEPDREHMGLRAVDLQAVFPPKAHLPAPPPVLELRNVTLRYKKQTILHDIELSAGKGEVIGVVGHNGAGKTTFSRALCGLHKDCDGQFLWESEPIERKERLKRSYMVMQDVNYELFADSVEAECSFGIRNPNQTLVNVTLEELGLAPYRERHPNTLSGGQKQRVAVAVSMICGKDLLVFDEPTSGLDFDSMTQVAGLIRRLSNMGKVIFIVTHDFEFVCRTCSRVLHFDEGEMPDDVPVTMDALPKLRELFSVSDGKER
- a CDS encoding ATP-binding cassette domain-containing protein; the protein is MKQKKENRVALLLHWAGGQKIWLFLAILLSMCSGLCIIVPYIGIYRLMDATFNNACTKELVVQTVAMIAAAVTLRFALFGCSGVAAHKGAYGALFKVRCMVAEHMARAPLGALNERRTGDIKTVLNEDIEKLELFLAHNLPDLVCYLVGPVVIFIYLMTVNIPLALISLVPLILAVVVMGMMFRNTDDLMERANRSITTLNSVMIEYISGMKLIKAYNMGSKSFQKFSDAIQEENAMWNETSRRMGPPYAAFVVIIECGMLLMVPIGGMFFLKGSLAASAFLLFVYVGSMYLTEIRPLQELGTNFANVLNAVTKTKEILDIPIYEGGTDFPQNHDIELRNVRFSYDGKTDVLQGVNLKINDGERMALVGQSGAGKSTVIELISRFYDVQEGEVLIGGKNVKELDYDTILKNVAIVFQKTFLTRDSVLENIRMGSNATLEEVRAAAKEAQIDDFIMSLPDGYDTKVGSFGSRFSGGEKQRIAIARAILKNAPILILDEATSASDPENQMEIDKAIQNLCKGKTVIVVAHRLSALKMCNRVAVVENHTITSVGTHEEVRKNNAYYRNAWKDYETARNITYQLEGGEQHE